A single genomic interval of Chloracidobacterium validum harbors:
- a CDS encoding MerR family transcriptional regulator, producing the protein MTTRGQKQAKSRRYSIGMVAETFGIHEQTLRMYEREGLLVPSRSARNTRYYTDADLERLQCILNLTREMGVNLAGVQVILGMRDRMEEMHHNMMALLDYVREHLAAQSANALMRVPPTHIVLAESMTLEPSARVRPPSPPRNGQL; encoded by the coding sequence ATGACGACACGCGGACAAAAGCAAGCCAAATCCCGCCGGTACTCGATTGGCATGGTCGCTGAAACCTTTGGCATTCATGAACAAACCCTCAGAATGTATGAGCGAGAAGGGTTGCTGGTGCCTTCCCGTTCGGCACGGAACACACGCTATTACACCGATGCCGACCTGGAGCGGCTCCAGTGTATTCTCAACCTGACCCGCGAGATGGGCGTTAACTTGGCCGGCGTCCAAGTGATCTTGGGCATGCGCGACCGGATGGAGGAAATGCACCACAACATGATGGCCTTGCTCGATTACGTCCGTGAGCATCTGGCAGCCCAGTCCGCCAATGCACTGATGCGTGTTCCTCCCACGCACATTGTCCTAGCAGAATCAATGACGCTCGAACCGTCCGCTCGGGTTCGCCCCCCGTCACCGCCACGCAACGGCCAACTGTAA
- a CDS encoding DnaJ C-terminal domain-containing protein produces the protein MTKQDYYATLGVSKTASADEIKKAYRRLARKYHPDVNPGDKVAEEKFKSISEAFDVLGDEEKRKVYDRFGVYTEAHAQAAKGGGGIPFDFSNFDFGGSASFRDIFAEMFGGGRSSSRGPFPQAGRDIEQTVSITFEQAMEGTTVKVALPPVAGRPGETITARIPAGVDNGSKVRLAGKGYPGVNGGPPGDLYLVTNVGAHPFFTRKGDNIYCTVPITVPEAALGARIEVPTVGGKAQLRIPPGTQSGQKFRLREKGFPVLRSPGQRGDQFVEVKIVLPSVISEETKELLRKYERLNPENPRKSLGVE, from the coding sequence ATGACCAAGCAGGATTATTACGCAACGCTCGGCGTCTCCAAAACCGCCTCCGCTGATGAAATCAAAAAGGCTTACCGCCGGCTTGCGCGCAAGTACCACCCAGATGTCAACCCTGGCGATAAAGTGGCTGAGGAAAAGTTCAAGTCCATTTCTGAGGCTTTTGATGTGCTGGGTGACGAGGAAAAACGCAAGGTGTATGACCGCTTTGGGGTTTACACCGAAGCCCATGCCCAAGCGGCCAAGGGTGGGGGCGGCATTCCCTTTGATTTTTCAAACTTCGACTTTGGCGGTAGCGCGTCGTTTCGGGACATCTTTGCCGAGATGTTTGGCGGCGGACGCAGCAGCAGCCGGGGGCCGTTTCCGCAGGCCGGACGCGACATCGAGCAAACGGTTTCCATCACATTTGAACAGGCCATGGAGGGAACGACCGTCAAGGTTGCGCTCCCACCGGTGGCTGGGCGGCCGGGCGAAACCATTACGGCGCGGATTCCGGCCGGGGTTGACAACGGTTCAAAGGTTCGGCTTGCCGGTAAGGGTTATCCTGGCGTGAATGGCGGACCGCCTGGTGATTTGTACCTTGTCACCAATGTCGGGGCACACCCGTTCTTCACCCGCAAGGGCGATAACATTTACTGCACTGTCCCGATCACCGTGCCAGAAGCCGCCCTTGGGGCCCGGATTGAAGTCCCTACCGTTGGGGGGAAGGCCCAGTTGCGGATTCCACCCGGAACGCAGTCTGGACAGAAGTTCCGCCTGCGCGAGAAGGGCTTTCCGGTGTTACGCAGCCCCGGCCAGCGGGGTGACCAATTTGTGGAGGTCAAGATTGTTCTGCCGTCGGTGATCAGCGAGGAAACCAAGGAACTTTTGCGCAAGTATGAACGCCTGAACCCGGAAAATCCACGCAAGTCGCTCGGCGTTGAGTGA